The genomic interval aaaatgTTAAGAAAAACATTGACTGTGAGTACCTCATATTTATGATACTATTGATTTTAGTGTATATTCATTCTCTGGTATCCTAAAAGTTGTTCAATTAGGCCTAGAAGTGTATACACTTATTTTgtgcaattttatttttaaagttcaGAGTCATCCATGTTGCATGCAATTGCAAATGAAATCGCATTACATAGTTCCTGAGATATTGGCATGTTTAGTTACGGTTGGATTATCTGTAACTCAAAATTTGTATGTTGCCAAATGCCAGTTGCTATAAGGTAAGGTCAGTCGATGTAACATTTTGTTTCCTAGTGGTTGTTCAGATCGCATTTTCCCACCTTTCTAGAAAATGTAAATTGTCTACATCCCTCAGTTTCCTTGAAGTTTCCTTGAAGTTATTTGAATCTGTTAAATGTGGATTCTGATTGACATTTTGTTGCAACACTGCAACTATTATAGCTTGTATAACCATGTGTGACTATGCAATGCAGAAGTATACGCTGATCCAAGTCACTCATCATATAATGCCCTTGAATTTGCATTTGGGCTGTTCTCAACGTTTACTCCATCGGTAACTCCTACTGGATAAATTTCCCATCTTGTGTAGTTTCTGCTCCTCGACAAATACATAAACAGCTGTATCCACAGGCCGGTTTGAAGATTATACAGTTGTACATGGAAGGATACAGGCAGGATTGGGAACTGTCGTTCGAGAAGACCACCAGAACGAAAGGTGGATGGTAAGTTGCTTGGGTATTTCTTCTGTTTCTCTTTTGAGTATTGACCTGTTGTGGCCAGAATTCAGATCGAGTAATAgagtttttatctttttttaggtATCAAGGGGGCCTACTTGTTGCAGGGCCAGGCATCGACACTATTTTGTATATCCACAAGGTTAATTAGCAAGCCGGCCTAGTTTTCCTATTAGTGATTTTAGAATCCTAGTGTTCTTGAATCCTCATTTTTACAGCCTACAATATGATGGTTACAAACCACTGACTGTGGCTTTATGTTTGAACCTTTTAACAGGACAAAGAAGCAGGAGATGACCCTGACATGGATGATGTCTTGAAAGCTTGCTGTTCCTAGATCACTAGTATCCTATATCATTTCTGTTAACCTCCAGACCTTGAAGACACATGTAAATATTTTGCCAAGTTAAAGTATGTTATGTACATCATCAGCCTGTAAAATTCCATGGGCTTCCAGCTCCCACAGCGTTTTGTACACTGCTCACGGTCCTCCGTGCAGCCACGCGCCCACACTGACAAGCTATTTTACAGAAACCTACACCTACAGAATTTTAAATAGACCCTCCCACCACCTGACACATTGTTGTTATTTTTCGAAACAATCTTTGGTTCTTAGGTGAAATACAATACAAGAAGACAAAATTTGTTTTTACGGATAGCTttgtaaacataaaaaaacaaaggatgGTTCCACAAAATAACCTTGTCTTAACCAAGTCCAaaccctcccctcccctattATCCCCATGCCCGCCTGGTGATCAACGCCTGTTTTCCCCCATCCCGGCATTGCCACCATTGTTGTTTTATCCATACCTTCCCTACTCCAAACATTGGTGCCGGTCGTCGCCCTTCCACCCAATCTACTCGCTGTTAGGTAGCACCCCTTGTCCCCTTCCCCCTAAACCCACCgtaaacacacacacatctaGCTAACGAGCGGGCTACAGAATTTGTTCATCCATGAAGTGTTAGACCCTGTGTTGGTGAAAAAGATCTACCACGAGCTTCCGGTGTTGGCGCCGGCGACACCCCATCCTTGCCTCCTGTTGCCCCTATCCTACTACCATGGTCCTCATCGCACTTGTCATGTTCCTCCCGTGGGTCGGTGAGTGAGTATATTATGTAGAACAAGGTGTTTACAATCGTGACGCATGAGATGCGTACAAGTCCTGGAGACCCGCACATCTTCGTTAGTGACATGTGGATATAGGTGGGATGATGTACCCATCAGTACCATGAGATCAACCAACATAAAACACCAAGCTTAATttagctcctttttttttccaaaattttaGCTCCAATTTTTCACCACTAGCTACTTGACGAGACACCCACTGGGCTACCACATGctgtttttccttctttctttctctccttttttttttttgcgattacTAACTGCATGCTGTTACTTTTCCTCTCCAGATCAGTAGCAGTCTAGCAGAGGCAGTGAACGCATCGCGGGGAGCCTGGGAAGGCACCGGTACATACCCTCGTGCCGGGGGCCGGGGCCCGGGATTCTCAACCGCGTGCAGAACAGCCACTCCGCGTCGGCGTTGTCTCGTCGCCGCGGCAGGCTCCCTCTCTCCATGCCCGCGTACTAGTCCGCGCCTCCGCTAGCGAAAGGCCCACGGCCACGGCGTGACGTACGATCTTCTCACAGCTTTAAGCCGAAACAGAGGAGGCACGACGTCGTGAGTGGGTGGGCAGTTGATAAGTAAGGTGCATGTGGATGCATCAGATCCCATTCTTGCAAGGTTGCCAGGGAGAGAATAATGGGGAGACGACTCTGCATCGCACGTCGAATATCGGACGCCTGATGTTTTTACCTCAATCACACCACCTACGTATGtagcatgacaaaaaaaatcgtTCCGTCAAACGTTCTAGTTAACTAATGAGTGAAACATCaaattatatatggtgaaacaaaaaaattagcaactgaaacatttaaaaagtttatgaaaCATGATGAAaatacacgttgaaacatatcgctatcacatatgaaacaactagtgttaatggattgaaacatatgtttttctttcatcaaaacataatcatgcaatatcttgttgtgtaaagatttaattacaaagaatacaacggtgtgatcaGATCGTAGTTTGGATAATTagtttgaaagaaaaattgTTTTGAAACTAgctaaaatgcatgcatgcatgcatgaggtggagagagaagagagagactAGTAATAGTTAGTATTGTGAATTATGTGAAACACGCTGAAGacacatattgaaacatatctctatcacatatgaaacaaaaaatgTTCATGGATTAAaacatatgattattttttatcagaatataataaTGCGacatcttattgtaaagatttaattacaacaaatacaacggtgtgatcagattgtagattggataagtaattttagagaaaattcgTTTTGAATATCGTTAAAGGTGCATGTTTGGAGATAGAGATACAGGTTGGATAGGTGCATATGAGACTCCCCGTCCGATTTTTCTTGTTGGTTTGGGCGTTCGATGAGAAGCATTTTCCGAAAAATGGCGAGGTGCCTGGGTAGCGAGGAAGAGGAAACACGAGCAGCTACGCGGAAACTTCCCGGCAAGTGACCGGGAAGTAGAAATAGTCCGGTGCAGCTACCGGTCCCCAATCAACTGCTATGTATATCCCAAAGTTCTAATATCTGCAATGCGTATAGAATCGGTGGACGAACCTCGCCATTCCAATTCGGGCAATGGTAGTTTGATGACTGTGCGAGACCGGTCGTAAAGCAGTAGACGATGATAATATGTGTCACTCGATCGATCAGCTGCTCGACTCAGCCCTACAAATACTGCGCAAATCAGTTAGCTTGCCGTGTGTTCGCTCAGTGCTCCACTCCACTTGTGTCAtctcggcgatggcggccgcaGCAGCACTCAACCGTCTCCTCCCTCTCGTCCTCctagccgccgtcgtcgggaGGCACGGGGCCTCCGGGGACGGTGGCTTCCCCATCGTCTTCACCGAGACCAAGtgcacgccggcgccgacgtggTCCCGCGCGAACGACAGCGCGTACCGCGCCAACGTCCGGGCGCTCCTCGGCGGgctcccgtccgccgccgcgccgacgggCTTCGCGTCGACCCACCggtccggcggcgccggccgcgaccGCGCGTTCGCCCGCGGCATCTGCTTCGGCGACCCGCCCCCCGCGCTGTCCCCGCAGTACTGCCTCCGCTGCCTGTCCGTCGCCGCCaaggagctcgccgacggcTGCCCCGccaaccgccgcgccgccgtctggACCGACGGCTGCTTCGCGTCGTTCGCCGACACCAGCGCCTTGTCGCCCGACGAGGCGGCCTTCCACTACAAGATCGCGGTCGGGGCCCTCGTGGAGGACGACGAGAGCTCCGCCCGCTTCACCGCCACGCTCGCCGCCCTGGCCGAGCGCctggcgccgcgcgccgccgccaacgcctcgCGCATGCTGGCCACCGCCACGGTGGACGTTCCTCGCGTGGTCGCCGGCAGCTCGAGGACGGTGCAGGTGCACTCGCTGGCGCAGTGCATGCCagaccggccggcggcgagctgcgcCCGGTGCGTGCAGGAGTCGGCGCGGGAGCTGGGCAAGTGCTGCTGGAACATGCAGAGTGGTGGCGTGGCCACGGTGATCGGCTACAACTGCCATCTGCGGCTGGATGTGTCCGTTCCGATGACGCCGTCCGTGGCAGAACCTCAATCTATCCCTGCCCCTACCGTGAGCGTGAGAACTACTGGAGGTACCCGTTCTTCTTGGAAGTGGATTTTGATCCT from Oryza glaberrima chromosome 3, OglaRS2, whole genome shotgun sequence carries:
- the LOC127767320 gene encoding cysteine-rich repeat secretory protein 38-like isoform X2, which produces MCHSIDQLLDSALQILRKSVSLPCVRSVLHSTCVISAMAAAAALNRLLPLVLLAAVVGRHGASGDGGFPIVFTETKCTPAPTWSRANDSAYRANVRALLGGLPSAAAPTGFASTHRSGGAGRDRAFARGICFGDPPPALSPQYCLRCLSVAAKELADGCPANRRAAVWTDGCFASFADTSALSPDEAAFHYKIAVGALVEDDESSARFTATLAALAERLAPRAAANASRMLATATVDVPRVVAGSSRTVQVHSLAQCMPDRPAASCARCVQESARELGKCCWNMQSGGVATVIGYNCHLRLDVSVPMTPSVAEPQSIPAPTVSVRTTGDALNNYWIRSAKEEEASPPAGHVRGNVAAVKAAQIVPTQYADQRIAV
- the LOC127767320 gene encoding cysteine-rich receptor-like protein kinase 25 isoform X1, with amino-acid sequence MCHSIDQLLDSALQILRKSVSLPCVRSVLHSTCVISAMAAAAALNRLLPLVLLAAVVGRHGASGDGGFPIVFTETKCTPAPTWSRANDSAYRANVRALLGGLPSAAAPTGFASTHRSGGAGRDRAFARGICFGDPPPALSPQYCLRCLSVAAKELADGCPANRRAAVWTDGCFASFADTSALSPDEAAFHYKIAVGALVEDDESSARFTATLAALAERLAPRAAANASRMLATATVDVPRVVAGSSRTVQVHSLAQCMPDRPAASCARCVQESARELGKCCWNMQSGGVATVIGYNCHLRLDVSVPMTPSVAEPQSIPAPTVSVRTTGGNLTAADIVSATAFVIVMIFLVNLLVCLMTDALNNYWIRSAKEEEASPPAGHVRGNVAAVKAAQIVPTQYADQRIAV